One region of Triticum aestivum cultivar Chinese Spring chromosome 6B, IWGSC CS RefSeq v2.1, whole genome shotgun sequence genomic DNA includes:
- the LOC123140012 gene encoding uncharacterized protein, translating into MTKKRHHRTRNVNATQKATHNKDAASSEEDTDRLTKLPDDLLLNILERVDTLDAIRACVLSKRMMKLPTMLSHFFLSCSSIPGHHVRARVFNVSEFVRTNSVVAHVTDNILSTRSPEITISRLKIRFLLVQPDCYTIGKSVAHAMKTQKVGAAEFQIVTDKTHLKCSPADLLDHAKQLNDFLGACRDAFAGLRRLWLCNMRFGGELDIPNILSTCKLLESLRLTHCDSGMNSVLQLEHAQLTELEVDYGKFEIVELTCLPKLRRVSYKSWFYSEKDPLYFGFVPQLSKLRLAKTGSRSTRTLELSQLLGNVPSISDLHLDFESEKIWVLPESPELLRPVLSKLQHVILEKLPEGCDLAWTMFILEAAPSLKELCITVWDHWCHMVMRDKEFRERNGYCEKADVEWKPHAPDFKHKNLVKLTIYGFQPDDIFVRFIRCVREHAVNMAEISLHDRKVCLRCGDLDPKMKCPSRYPRNADERMQIIEELGMSLPGFVRFMS; encoded by the exons ATGACGAAGAAAAGACATCACCGCACACGCAAT GTAAATGCAACACAGAAAGCAACTCACAACAAAGATGCTGCCAGCAGCGAAGAAGACACAGACAGGCTTACCAAGCTGCCTGATGACCTTCTGCTAAACATTCTGGAGAGGGTGGACACGCTCGATGCAATAAGGGCCTGCGTCCTCTCCAAGCGAATGATGAAGCTCCCCACCATGCTCTCGCACTTCTTCCTGAGCTGTAGTTCCATTCCAGGTCACCATGTTAGAGCTCGTGTTTTCAACGTCAGTGAATTTGTCAGAACCAACAGTGTTGTGGCTCATGTAACGGATAACATCTTGAGCACAAGGAGCCCAGAGATCACCATCAGCAGACTCAAAATCAGATTCCTCTTGGTGCAACCTGACTGTTACACAATTGGCAAATCTGTCGCCCATGCCATGAAAACACAGAAGGTTGGCGCGGCTGAGTTCCAGATCGTAACAGACAAGACTCATTTGAAGTGCTCTCCTGCCGATCTCCTCGACCATGCAAAGCAGCTCAATGATTTCCTCGGTGCTTGTCGTGATGCATTTGCTGGCCTCAGGCGCCTGTGGCTGTGCAATATGAGGTTTGGTGGTGAACTGGACATACCCAACATCCTCAGCACCTGCAAGCTCTTGGAGTCTTTGCGTTTAACCCATTGCGACTCGGGGATGAATTCTGTGCTGCAACTAGAACATGCTCAGCTTACCGAGCTCGAGGTCGACTATGGGAAATTTGAGATAGTTGAGCTGACATGTCTACCGAAACTCCGACGGGTGAGCTATAAGAGTTGGTTCTACTCTGAGAAAGATCCCCTGTATTTTGGTTTTGTGCCACAGCTTTCAAAGCTGAGGCTTGCTAAAACTGGCTCCAGATCGACTAGGACTCTTGAGTTGAGTCAGCTCCTCGGTAATGTTCCTTCCATAAGCGATCTGCATCTGGATTTTGAAAGTGAAAAG ATTTGGGTTCTACCAGAAAGCCCGGAGCTGCTCAGGCCTGTGCTCAGCAAACTACAGCATGTGATTCTGGAAAAACTTCCTGAAGGATGTGATTTAGCTTGGACAATGTTTATTCTTGAAGCTGCACCGTCCCTCAAAGAGCTGTGCATCACAGTATGGGATCATTGGTGCCATATGGTGATGAGAGACAAAGAGTTTCGGGAGAGAAATGGCTACTGTGAAAAGGCAGACGTGGAGTGGAAGCCACATGCCCCTGATTTCAAGCACAAGAATTTGGTTAAGCTCACCATCTACGGCTTCCAACCTGACGACATCTTTGTGCGATTCATCAGGTGTGTCAGGGAACATGCGGTTAATATGGCGGAGATATCTCTGCACGACAGGAAGGTATGTCTGCGATGTGGTGACTTGGATCCCAAGATGAAGTGCCCATCAAGATATCCACGGAACGCTGATGAGCGCATGCAGATCATTGAAGAATTGGGGATGTCTTTGCCCGGTTTTGTTCGCTTCATGTCGTAG